Proteins found in one Zea mays cultivar B73 chromosome 1, Zm-B73-REFERENCE-NAM-5.0, whole genome shotgun sequence genomic segment:
- the LOC100275787 gene encoding uncharacterized protein LOC100275787, with translation MKAAPIAKSRREPPSIPPNYVSLQQLLELRLKEKEEEEEKRQREEEAAAAMAAAVKREAALRAEEEAMAAAVKREAALKAETKGRSVSREAFCGAKDRQHGGQGHRWVAVVHRAPPTCGEVAAGKREWMVGGSRGKKGLDDVADSAPHPRGGRKYPRKGKRKGNKKGEPGNLAEAAPPTSNGGKVDIKSELKAMGKASVAPLDPAKAAVASSPGHLTCKGRKGKGAGNRSAETSRGDGPVKVKTAGPSLPRGVKSGNAGKPKPAAPRLADAGTGSDSPDGKAPAPSPAPAPALNPSTSPADGRSKSKSGGMLRKTMEAKPEGLVEGQRRQPVVEVQAVTGPNPRIARRSAQPWRPRGIRAAQPHGLVWVPKAAVAGPSSSGEDK, from the coding sequence ATGAAGGCGGCGCCGATCGCCAAGTCGAGGCGGGAGCCGCCTTCCATCCCTCCCAACTACGTCAGCCTCCAGCAGCTCCTTGAGCTTCGCCTCAAagagaaggaggaggaggaggagaagcGGCAGCGGGAGGAGGAGGCCGCCGCAGCCATGGCCGCCGCGGTTAAGCGGGAGGCGGCGCTAAGGGCGGAGGAGGAGGCCATGGCCGCCGCGGTTAAGCGGGAGGCGGCGCTGAAGGCAGAGACTAAGGGACGATCGGTCTCGCGCGAGGCCTTCTGTGGGGCCAAGGATAGGCAGCATGGGGGGCAGGGCCACCGGTGGGTGGCCGTGGTGCATCGAGCGCCGCCGACGTGCGGGGAAGTTGCGGCAGGGAAGAGGGAATGGATGGTAGGAGGTAGCCGTGGCAAGAAGGGGCTGGACGATGTCGCGGACAGTGCACCCCATCCCCGTGGCGGACGCAAGTACCCGCGGAAGGGGAAGAGGAAGGGGAATAAGAAGGGCGAGCCAGGTAATCTGGCCGAGGCAGCTCCTCCAACATCGAACGGCGGCAAGGTGGACATCAAGAGCGAACTCAAGGCGATGGGGAAGGCCTCGGTTGCGCCACTCGATCCGGCCAAGGCGGCCGTGGCATCATCCCCGGGCCACCTGACCTGCAAGGGGAGGAAGGGGAAAGGCGCGGGTAACCGGAGCGCAGAGACGAGCCGGGGCGATGGTCCGGTGAAGGTGAAGACGGCCGGTCCGTCGCTGCCGCGAGGCGTCAAGTCGGGCAACGCGGGGAAACCGAAACCTGCAGCGCCCAGGCTCGCAGACGCCGGGACAGGCAGCGATTCTCCTGATGGGAAGGCTCCGGCCccgtccccggccccggccccggctctgAACCCTTCCACCTCGCCCGCCGATGGCAGGAGCAAATCGAAGAGCGGTGGCATGCTCCGCAAGACCATGGAGGCGAAGCCAGAGGGCCTAGTCGAAGGGCAGCGCCGGCAACCGGTGGTGGAGGTCCAGGCCGTGACCGGGCCGAATCCACGGATTGCGAGGAGGTCGGCTCAACCCTGGCGCCCCCGCGGCATTAGGGCTGCACAGCCGCACGGGCTTGTGTGGGTGCCCAAGGCAGCGGTGGCTGGACCATCCTCCAGCGGCGAGGACAAATAA